A region of the Fischerella sp. PCC 9605 genome:
TCATTAAAGCGGTAATTGCCAAAGCTCAAGTAACCGTAGGTAGGCAAGATTGTACCGGGAGAAAATTTACCTGATTCTAGTGCAGCGGTTGTGGTAACAATTTTGAATGTACTCGCTGGGGGATAGGCTCTCAAAGCGCGATTGAGCAAAGGATGGTCAGTACCTTGCAAGATTTCTTGTACTTCTGTTTGAGAGAGTTTTTGTTTGGAGAACACATTTGGGTCAAAAGTGGGGTGAGACACCATTGCTAAGATGCCACCGTTACGGGGGTTCATAGCAATAATCGTACCGTTGCGATCGCCCAACGCTTTTTCTGCTGCCATTTGCAGATCCCAATCTATGGTCAAGCGCATATCTTTACCAGGTTTTGCCTGTTTCTCCCCCAAAATCCGCAGCGGACGACCCTTGCCATCTACTTCCACTTGCTGACCGCCCCATTCACCCCGCAGTACTTTCTCATAAGCTTTTTCGATTCCCATCTGACCAATTACATCTCCCAGACGGTAGCCTTCGCCCTCTTTTTGTTTTAACTGTGCGGCTGTTAGTTCGCGAGTATATCCTAAGACATGAGCAAATTCCCTACCATGCGGGTAGTAGCGAACCGCGTCCGTATGTATTTCCACATTTTTAAGTTCGCTTTCATACTCTCTTAAAGCAGTAATTTCATTTAAGCTCAAGTCGCGCTTGATCCGCACAAGTTTAGAAGAATTAGGCCCGGCCTCTTCGAGTTTCTTTTCAATTTCTTCTCGTGACATGTCGAGAATTTTGGATAAACGCCGCCCTACAACTGACCAAGATGCCTTGGTGTGAGCCATCGGCCACAAATACACAGAATGAGGATAGCGAGTTGTCGCTAAAAGTTTGCCATTGCGGTCAAAAATGTTACCTCGTTCTGGTTGTTTGGGTAAAAGTCGAATCCGGTTAGACTCTGCTCGTTCTCGATAAGTTGAACCTTGAACAATTTGCAAATACACCAACCGCGCTAGAATGCCATTTGTCATTAAAAGAGTAAACAAAATTAAAAATATGGACTGTAAACCCCGTCCAACTGTGCGTGTTTGTTTGTTATTACCAAATAAACGAGATTGTAATAGAGACATACTAAACGAATGTGATTCCAGATTAGCTTTAGTTGTATACGTTGACGCTCAATTTTACCCAGTATATTAGAGAAAAACTATCGGTTAGCGCAGATCTGTAAGTTTTTTACTGGTATAAAATAAACTTTGATTTTAGTCAGCAGTACAGACAGTAAACCAATACTAGTTTGTTTTTGTTCCGAAAATTTGCGGAATAGTTATTTATTTTAATCAACCTAACTATACATCTACAATATTTATCTTTGGGTCGTACTGTCTCGGTTCTACCATAGATAGCACCTGCATTTTTGTGACTCCTAAGTTGATACTCTGGTGAAAGTATAAAATAGCTACTTCCTTCCTACTCATGGGTTCCGCAGAGTCGAAAGCAAAGGATAGAAGAAGTAATCATCCAACAAGAAGGAATTTAGGCAAGAAACAGCATTTTTGCGGCTAGAACCCAACAGGGATAAAAAAATTATTACAGTCAAGCTCTAAAAATTGCTAATACGGTTATGGTATGTAATTTAAAGAGCAAGGTAGGTTTCACCTTGATTCTGGCAAGATTCAAAACAGGGATGCTACTACCAAAATGACTTGCAACAATACTAATAACTTTATTAACGTTCAAAAAAACAAAAAATTTCCCCTCATTTTGCCTGTAATATTTATCATTCTTGTGTCTTTTATAATTTTTACAGATACTGCTACTGTAATTCCTATTGTGGGGTTTCATGGCGTTATTGATCATAATAAAAGTTATGCTGCTCAGCTAGATATTAGAGGGTTGCACTACTCACAACAAAGCTTAGAGAGTTTTCTGGAATATTTAGTTATTAACGATTATCAATTTTTGTCAACTCAAGATTTGTATGATTTTTTCCTCAGCAGAAACAGCAATACTCCTAAAGATTTATCTAAAAAGAAGCTCATTATGATTTCTTTTGATGATGGTTATAAATCAGTACACACAATTTTACTACCAATTTTATATAAGTTAGAAGAAAAATACGGTAAGAAAGTAAAAATTGTTTTATTTATCAATCCGGGTAATTTATTTGATCGGGAAAAGACCGATTCAACTCATTTAGGATGTGAGGAGTTGAGAGAAGGGTTAGAAAAAGGATTTTATGATATTCAATCTCATGGATTTAATCATATAAATTTAACTAGATTAACTCCTAAGAAATTAATTTATGAACTCTTAAAATCCCAAATTGTTCTGAGAAAATGTACAAAAGACTTAGATCCTGAGCAAAAAGTAGCATCTCATTTTGCTTACCCATATGGTGCTTATAATAAACAGGTCAAATATTATGTTTCTAAATATTATTTATCAAGTTATCTATACAATAACCAAATATTAAATATAAATTTATTGAAAAATTACTATGAAATTCCTCGTTTAACAGTTAATCGACAAGAATCAGTCCAAGCATTGATAGAAAAATTTGAGTCCATTAAGTACACTCAAGAATCAAAAGTCCAGAGTCCAAAGCTTTTGGATGGAGACTCCGATCCTAGCCAATTTTCCTTTTAACTCTTGACTCTGGACTTAACGAAGCGTAGACGCACTTTCCTCGGCTACCCTACACTGAAGTCGCTGTGCGTCTACGATGTAGGGTAGCGCAGTGAGTTGAAATTTATATGCAAGACAAGAATAGTATTACTGTTGCCAACTTAAAACGCGCTTATGCTTTAGATGCACTGCGTGGATTTGCAATTTTAGCAATGATCTTATCCGGCACGATAGAGTATAAAATTTTGCCAGCTTGGATGTACCACGCTCAGGAACCACCACCTACGCATACTTTTAATTCTAATTTGCCTGGATTAACTTGGGTAGATATTGTTTTTCCAATTTTCTTATTTTCTATGGGAGCAGCTATTCCCTTAGCACTGGCGAACCGCTTGAAGAAAGGATTCACGACAATACAAGTTATTTTATACATCCTCAAACGAGGATTATTGTTAGGAATATTTGCAATATTTCTTCAACATATTAGACCTTTGACCATCAATCGAAACCCAAGCGAACAAACATGGTGGATAGCATTGTTGGGTTTTTTAATACTCTTTTTTATGTTTGTTCGGTGGCCTGTAAAAGAAAAATATAGGCAGTACACAGAATTTATTACTATCGGTGCTTGGTTTGCAGCGATTATTCTTGTCTGTTTCCTTAGATATCCAGATGGAAGTGGATTTTCACTGGCAAGGAGCGATATTATTCTAGTTGTACTGACAAATATGGCAATTTTTGGAGCGATCGCCTGGTTTTTTACCAAAGATAATTTGTTACTACGTCTAGGATTGCTAGGTTTATTGATTGCTTTGCGGCTATCGGCTTCTGTCAAAGGAAGTTGGATTGCTGTGCTTTGGAAAGCATCCCCTATTCCTTGGATTTTTCAATTTGATTACCTGAAGTATTTGTTTATAATTATTCCCGGAACAATTGCAGGTGATTTAATTCTGGATTGGCTGCAAATACCAGTAAAAAATGGTGGAGAAGAAGAAATTAATTCAAACTGGAATCATCTGCGTTGTTACAGCATTATTTTTTTGATGTTGACTCTGGTTTTGGGTTTACTAATTGGTTTGCAAGCTAGATGGTTATGGCAAACAGCGTTATTGAGTACTGTCCTTTGTTTAATTAGCTGGTTTTTATTTGTAAATCCCAATAATGAAAAAGCAAGATTGCTCCAAGCTTTTTACCAGTGGGGTATTTATTGGTTGGTGCTTGGCTTACTTTTTGAACCGTTTGAAAAAGGAATAAAGAAAGACCCAGCTACCTTGAGTTACTTCTTTGTTACAACAGCGATCGCACTTTTTTTATTAATTACTTTCACCATAATCATAGATGTCTTTCAACAGCGTAAATATCTACAACTATTAATTGACAATGGACAGAATCCGATGGTTGCCTATGTAGCATTTG
Encoded here:
- the mrdA gene encoding penicillin-binding protein 2, with product MSLLQSRLFGNNKQTRTVGRGLQSIFLILFTLLMTNGILARLVYLQIVQGSTYRERAESNRIRLLPKQPERGNIFDRNGKLLATTRYPHSVYLWPMAHTKASWSVVGRRLSKILDMSREEIEKKLEEAGPNSSKLVRIKRDLSLNEITALREYESELKNVEIHTDAVRYYPHGREFAHVLGYTRELTAAQLKQKEGEGYRLGDVIGQMGIEKAYEKVLRGEWGGQQVEVDGKGRPLRILGEKQAKPGKDMRLTIDWDLQMAAEKALGDRNGTIIAMNPRNGGILAMVSHPTFDPNVFSKQKLSQTEVQEILQGTDHPLLNRALRAYPPASTFKIVTTTAALESGKFSPGTILPTYGYLSFGNYRFNEWNHAGFGPLGFAGAIAMSSDTFFYQVGARVGGPTLIEWTRKYGLGRKTGFEFTYEESKGFVPDEAWKQKVWKMPWTVGDSVNMSIGQGALLATPLQVAIMFAVPANGGYRVQPHLLQDNEQAKTWHESVGMKPSTVNVLREGLRKVVTEGTAKALNVPTLPPIAGKTGTAEAWQSKGVKANHAWFAGYAPADNPELVIVAFAEHSGGGGGSVASPMALQVMQEYFQKSKIKSHK
- a CDS encoding DUF5009 domain-containing protein; this encodes MQDKNSITVANLKRAYALDALRGFAILAMILSGTIEYKILPAWMYHAQEPPPTHTFNSNLPGLTWVDIVFPIFLFSMGAAIPLALANRLKKGFTTIQVILYILKRGLLLGIFAIFLQHIRPLTINRNPSEQTWWIALLGFLILFFMFVRWPVKEKYRQYTEFITIGAWFAAIILVCFLRYPDGSGFSLARSDIILVVLTNMAIFGAIAWFFTKDNLLLRLGLLGLLIALRLSASVKGSWIAVLWKASPIPWIFQFDYLKYLFIIIPGTIAGDLILDWLQIPVKNGGEEEINSNWNHLRCYSIIFLMLTLVLGLLIGLQARWLWQTALLSTVLCLISWFLFVNPNNEKARLLQAFYQWGIYWLVLGLLFEPFEKGIKKDPATLSYFFVTTAIALFLLITFTIIIDVFQQRKYLQLLIDNGQNPMVAYVAFANFLWPVLKLTYLEPLILEYTNIPLIGFIKGVIYTLLIAFFVSLCTKLKLLWRT
- a CDS encoding polysaccharide deacetylase family protein, with translation MTCNNTNNFINVQKNKKFPLILPVIFIILVSFIIFTDTATVIPIVGFHGVIDHNKSYAAQLDIRGLHYSQQSLESFLEYLVINDYQFLSTQDLYDFFLSRNSNTPKDLSKKKLIMISFDDGYKSVHTILLPILYKLEEKYGKKVKIVLFINPGNLFDREKTDSTHLGCEELREGLEKGFYDIQSHGFNHINLTRLTPKKLIYELLKSQIVLRKCTKDLDPEQKVASHFAYPYGAYNKQVKYYVSKYYLSSYLYNNQILNINLLKNYYEIPRLTVNRQESVQALIEKFESIKYTQESKVQSPKLLDGDSDPSQFSF